In the Vicinamibacterales bacterium genome, ATGACCGTCCGCTCGGACTCGCAGTCGTCCGGGTGATAGAGGCAGCTCGACATCCGCTCGGCCTCGATGAAGAGCATGCGGTCGAGCGCATCCACCGACGCCGTCTCCAGGTAGGTGGTCTGGTCGATCCACGTGTACCCGTTCCAGCTGCCGCCGTAGCGCTCGATGATGCCCTTGACCTGGTCGCGGGGAATGTGTGCCGTGCCCTTGAAGTTCATGTGCTCGACCCAGTGCGAGACACCGGTGAGCCCTGGCCCTTCGTCGCGCGACCCGACCTTGTACCAGCACCAGACGGAGGCGAGCGGGGCGGTGTGGACTTCCTGCACCAGCACGGTCAGCCCGTTGTCGAGCGTGGCTTCGTGCACCATCCCTTCACTGTACAATGAGGGATTCCTATGGCCGAGTGGAAAGACACGTGCAATCTGCCGAAAACGGCCTTCTCGATGAAGGCCAACCTGCAGACCACCGAGCCGGAGACGATTGCCCGGTGGGACGCGATGGACCTGTACGGGCAGATTCGCGCGGCCCGCAAAGGCGCGCCGACCTACCTGCTGCACGACGGTCCGCCGTATGCCAACGGCGACATCCACATCGGGACGGCACTCAACAAGATCCTGAAGGACTTCGTCGTCAAGTCCCACAACATGCTGGGCTTCGACGCGCCCTACCTTCCTGGGTGGGACTGCCACGGCCTGCCGATCGAGCTCAAGGTCGATCGCGAGCTCGGCGCGCGCAAGCGGCAGATGTCGGTGGCCGACTTCCGGCGGGAGTGCCGGAAGTACGCCGAGAAGTACGTCGGCGTTCAGCGGGAAAGCTTCAAGCGGCTGGGCATCATCGGGGAATGGGACGACCCCTACCTGACCATGGCCTTCCGCTACCAGGCCTCCATCGTCCGTGCCCTCGGCGCCTTCGTCGAGAAGGACATGGTCTACAAGGGCAAGAAGCCCGTCCACTGGTGCACCCACTGCCGGACCGCCCTGGCCGAAGCCGAGGTGGAGTACGAGCCGCACGTCTCGCCATCCATCTACGTGGAGTTCCCGCTGGCGGAAGCCAGCCGCGAGGAGGCGGGCCGCCGCGTGCCGGCCCTGGCCGGCCGGGCCGTGTCGGTGCTGATCTGGACGACCACCCCCTGGACGATCCCGTCGAATCTCGCGATCGCCTTCCACCCGGACTTCGAATACGGCGCCTACGACGTCGACGGCACCGCCGTCATCGTGGCCCGGGATCTGGCTGCGGCCGTCGCCGCGAAGACGGGCCGCTCGTTCGACACGCTGCTGGCCACGTTCCCCGGGCGCGTGATGGAGCGGCTGGTGTTCCGTCACCCTCTCTACGATCGTGATTCGCTCGGCGTGCTCGGCGACTACGTGACGCTCGAAGCCGGGACGGGGGCCGTCCACACGGCCCCGGGACACGGCGCCGACGACTACCACACGGGCGTGAAGTACGGACTCGAGATCTATGCGCCGCTCGACGCCGGCGGCCACTACAACGACACGGTGGAGCTCTTCGCCGGGCAGCAGGTCTGGAAGGCCAATCCCAACGTGGAGCAGGCCCTGGCCGAGCGCGGCCGGCTGTGGCACCGCGAGGACTTCGACCACCAGTACCCGCACTGCTGGCGCTGCCACCATCCCGTGATCTTCCTCGCCACCGCGCAATGGTTCATCTCGATGGAGGCGCAGGACCTCCGGAAGAAGGCCCTCGACGCCATCGCCGCCACACGCTGGATTCCGAGCTGGGGCCGCGCGCGCATCGAGGGGATGATCGCCAACCGGCCGGATTGGTGCATCTCGCGCCAGCGCGCCTGGGGCGTGCCGATTCCGGCCATGGATTGCGTGACGTGCGGCACCGCCGTGCTCACGAAGTCGCTCGTGGACCAGGCGGCGGCGGTGTTCGACACCTTCGGCGCCGACGCGTGGTATGAACGCCCACTCGAGGAGTTCGTGCCGCCGGGCCTCACCTGCGCGTCGTGCGGGGGGCGCGAGTTCGAGCGCGAGGCGAACATCCTCGACGTGTGGTTCGACTCGGGATCGAGCCACGAGGCGGTGCTGCCGTTCCGCAAGGGCCAGCGGTGGCCCGCGGACATCTACCTGGAGGGCAGCGACCAGCACCGCGGCTGGTTTCACAGCTCGCTGCTCGTCGGCATCGGCACCCGGGGCCGCGCGCCGTTCAACCAGGTCCTGACGCACGGCTTCACGATGGCCGAGGACGGCAGGAAGATGTCGAAGTCGCTCGGCAACAGCGTGTCGCCGCAGGAAGTGATTGCGCAGAGCGGCGCCGAGATCATCCGCCTCTGGGCGTCGATGGTGGACTACCGCGAGGACATCCGCATCGGGAAGGAGATCCTGACGCGCACGGTC is a window encoding:
- the ileS gene encoding isoleucine--tRNA ligase, whose product is MAEWKDTCNLPKTAFSMKANLQTTEPETIARWDAMDLYGQIRAARKGAPTYLLHDGPPYANGDIHIGTALNKILKDFVVKSHNMLGFDAPYLPGWDCHGLPIELKVDRELGARKRQMSVADFRRECRKYAEKYVGVQRESFKRLGIIGEWDDPYLTMAFRYQASIVRALGAFVEKDMVYKGKKPVHWCTHCRTALAEAEVEYEPHVSPSIYVEFPLAEASREEAGRRVPALAGRAVSVLIWTTTPWTIPSNLAIAFHPDFEYGAYDVDGTAVIVARDLAAAVAAKTGRSFDTLLATFPGRVMERLVFRHPLYDRDSLGVLGDYVTLEAGTGAVHTAPGHGADDYHTGVKYGLEIYAPLDAGGHYNDTVELFAGQQVWKANPNVEQALAERGRLWHREDFDHQYPHCWRCHHPVIFLATAQWFISMEAQDLRKKALDAIAATRWIPSWGRARIEGMIANRPDWCISRQRAWGVPIPAMDCVTCGTAVLTKSLVDQAAAVFDTFGADAWYERPLEEFVPPGLTCASCGGREFEREANILDVWFDSGSSHEAVLPFRKGQRWPADIYLEGSDQHRGWFHSSLLVGIGTRGRAPFNQVLTHGFTMAEDGRKMSKSLGNSVSPQEVIAQSGAEIIRLWASMVDYREDIRIGKEILTRTVEAYRKIRNVLRVLVANLYDFDPKDDVLPVDRLEEIDRWMLARYSDVARRIVAAYDDYDYPTVFQLANQFVTVDVSAFYVDVTKDRMYTFGAASKARRSGQTAMFTIVDGLARLLAPILSITMDELWRALPGQREASVHMALFPRVDALDDADLLDRWARLGAVRDVVNVALEQKRQDKTITGNLSAAVALSVGGATRDLLRQYEAFLPTLFGVSAVQLVDGGGTDGVQAAEVTRAPGVKCERCWRIVPDVSSAPDRSGLCPRCVDALGEAVSL